A genomic region of Nymphaea colorata isolate Beijing-Zhang1983 chromosome 2, ASM883128v2, whole genome shotgun sequence contains the following coding sequences:
- the LOC116247046 gene encoding peroxidase 73-like translates to MEKMGAAGALVFMLVFMYGVADAKLVQNFYSSSCPLVESIVKQVVVTKISQTFVTVPATLRLFFHDCFVKGCDASIMIQSSKGDAEKDAPDNLSLAGDGFDTVIKAKQAVEAVCPGVVSCADVLAIAARDVVSLSGGPFFNVELGRLDGLVSLASNVPGNLPQPDFSLNLLSWIFRKNNLTEADMVALSGAHTLGFSHCSKFSSRLYNFSSSRTMDPTLNPAYAQQLMSQCPQTVDPTIAVQLDPVTSLTFDNVYYKNLVDGKGLLTSDQTLFSSRRSRQMVRDFAANQTKFFVAFASAMVKLGRLQAKTGSQGEIRSNCAAFNA, encoded by the exons ATGGAGAAGATGGGAGCAGCAGGAGCTCTTGTGTTCATGTTGGTGTTCATGTATGGAGTTGCAGACGCCAAGTTGGTGCAGAATTTCTACAGCAGCAGCTGCCCTTTGGTCGAGTCCATCGTGAAGCAAGTGGTCGTCACAAAGATTAGCCAGACCTTCGTAACAGTTCCGGCTACCCTTCGCCTCTTCTTCCATGACTGCTTCGTCAAG GGCTGTGATGCTTCAATTATGATTCAGTCTTCTAAAGGAGACGCAGAAAAAGATGCGCCGGACAATTTGTCCCTTGCTGGAGATGGGTTCGACACAGTGATCAAGGCCAAACAGGCCGTGGAAGCAGTGTGCCCAGGCGTCGTCTCTTGTGCTGATGTCCTAGCAATTGCAGCGAGGGATGTGGTTTCCCTG TCTGGAGGGCCATTTTTCAACGTTGAGCTGGGTCGCCTGGATGGGCTTGTCTCGCTTGCATCAAATGTACCAGGCAATCTGCCGCAGCCGGACTTCAGTCTAAACCTACTGAGCTGGATCTTCCGAAAGAACAACCTGACGGAGGCCGATATGGTGGCACTCTCTGGAGCCCATACCCTTGGCTTCTCCCACTGCTCCAAGTTCTCCAGCCGCCTCTACAACTTCAGCTCCAGCAGGACCATGGATCCTACACTCAACCCAGCCTACGCCCAGCAGCTAATGAGCCAGTGCCCGCAGACCGTTGACCCCACCATTGCGGTTCAGCTTGATCCAGTCACCAGCCTTACCTTCGACAATGTCTATTACAAAAACCTGGTCGATGGGAAGGGCCTGCTCACCTCTGACCAGACTCTCTTCAGCAGCCGGCGGAGCAGACAGATGGTGCGTGACTTTGCAGCAAACCAGACTAAATTCTTTGTTGCGTTCGCCAGCGCCATGGTCAAACTGGGCCGGCTGCAAGCCAAGACTGGGAGCCAAGGAGAGATAAGAAGCAACTGTGCTGCTTTCAATGCTTAA